From a single Rhodococcus qingshengii JCM 15477 genomic region:
- a CDS encoding ATP-binding protein, which yields MIPLSSPTETELTHDSIASLRVRASYSQLPTLRGITRTVANNTGLDVDGTADLALAMDEVASILIGHAIPSSDLTCRFDTVGRTLRTVVSVIAHSEIPDKSHSFGWFVLEALVDSVRLEQSEIDADGHITLTMTLEKGLPQERA from the coding sequence TTGATCCCTCTGTCGAGTCCGACCGAAACCGAACTAACTCACGACTCCATCGCCTCGCTCCGCGTCCGCGCGTCGTACTCTCAACTTCCCACTCTGCGCGGAATCACCCGAACGGTTGCCAACAACACCGGACTCGATGTCGACGGAACAGCCGACCTTGCTCTGGCGATGGACGAAGTCGCGAGCATCCTCATCGGCCACGCGATACCGTCCAGCGACTTGACCTGCCGATTCGACACCGTCGGCCGCACACTTCGGACTGTCGTGTCCGTGATCGCGCACTCCGAGATACCCGACAAGTCGCACAGCTTCGGATGGTTCGTTCTCGAAGCGCTGGTCGATTCCGTCCGCTTGGAACAGTCGGAAATCGACGCGGACGGTCACATCACCCTGACGATGACGCTTGAAAAGGGCTTGCCCCAGGAGCGTGCGTGA